A window from Vibrio cortegadensis encodes these proteins:
- a CDS encoding DUF2799 domain-containing protein, with amino-acid sequence MKKLILCTCFIMTMTACAKNVQTDDEFWFSQGERLGRSGYGVESDILDRIKAKVPFQITPYSLGYQKGLLEYCNPYNAFAKGISGIRYNGQCEDHEQAVMIKVEWQRGWDAFIGADFYKR; translated from the coding sequence ATGAAGAAACTTATACTTTGTACTTGTTTTATAATGACCATGACTGCATGTGCAAAAAATGTACAGACGGATGATGAGTTTTGGTTTAGTCAAGGTGAAAGGCTAGGGCGGAGTGGCTATGGTGTTGAATCTGATATACTGGATAGAATAAAAGCGAAAGTACCTTTTCAAATAACACCATATTCATTAGGTTATCAAAAGGGGCTCTTAGAATATTGCAATCCGTATAATGCTTTTGCAAAGGGTATCAGTGGTATACGCTATAATGGACAGTGTGAGGATCATGAGCAAGCCGTCATGATAAAGGTTGAGTGGCAGCGTGGTTGGGATGCATTTATCGGAGCTGATTTTTATAAACGCTAA
- a CDS encoding multidrug transporter: MDKFFKVSAITAAMVGALAAAPAFANDPVGPEYTGEVSEFFSESTISGNLNFWMRARDRAGTDADGNDTKKETNLNHGSIFVNLGFNSGYVNDVVGADFVIYSTWDMWNDSVGAGHEMNFLDCDGPNSSGCWGQLEKGGVSFATAAAKFKFGENIKAKLGYFQPSVASGLGVNWSFAPGTYRGGEIGGTFGALDLGFVIADEYKAPWYKETDAFIGVYGDDEILFSVGARYKLDNGIALDGAFSKLDERTTAHFKVKGTTEGGIYWSPQLYYVNDDNQYDDGDTGYQLAFLSSYSSGPYSYRAEATYTMAEEDGNWFAYRPTAGYGGSNGAYDIWWNNRSDFNHHEELAVFGSVSRDFADIGGTGFSAGVSGAYGGGSSVDGYDDLTEYSYSAFANYAIQAGALKDATVAFHYTQYFNDTDAPSWNGYANLFQDETDFKLILAIPFNVK, from the coding sequence ATGGACAAATTTTTTAAAGTATCTGCTATTACGGCGGCAATGGTAGGGGCTCTTGCAGCAGCTCCAGCGTTTGCAAATGACCCAGTAGGTCCTGAGTATACGGGTGAAGTGTCGGAGTTTTTCTCTGAGTCAACAATTAGCGGTAATCTAAATTTCTGGATGCGCGCTCGTGACCGTGCAGGTACTGATGCAGATGGTAATGATACTAAGAAAGAAACGAACCTAAACCACGGTAGTATTTTTGTGAACCTTGGTTTTAATTCTGGTTATGTGAATGATGTAGTAGGTGCTGATTTTGTTATCTACAGTACATGGGATATGTGGAATGATTCTGTGGGTGCTGGTCATGAAATGAACTTCCTAGATTGTGATGGACCAAATTCTTCGGGCTGTTGGGGTCAACTAGAAAAAGGTGGCGTTTCATTCGCAACTGCAGCGGCTAAGTTTAAGTTTGGCGAAAATATTAAAGCTAAACTTGGTTACTTCCAACCGTCAGTAGCAAGTGGCTTGGGTGTTAACTGGTCATTTGCTCCAGGTACATACCGTGGTGGTGAAATTGGCGGTACATTTGGTGCTCTAGATCTTGGCTTCGTTATTGCTGATGAATATAAAGCTCCATGGTATAAAGAAACTGATGCATTCATTGGTGTTTATGGTGATGACGAAATCTTATTTTCTGTTGGTGCTCGCTATAAATTAGATAATGGTATTGCTTTAGACGGTGCTTTTTCTAAGTTAGATGAACGTACAACGGCACACTTTAAAGTGAAAGGGACAACTGAAGGTGGAATCTACTGGTCACCTCAACTGTATTATGTCAACGATGATAATCAATATGATGATGGTGATACTGGGTATCAATTAGCCTTCCTATCTAGCTACTCTTCTGGTCCATATTCGTACCGAGCAGAAGCGACATACACAATGGCTGAAGAAGATGGTAACTGGTTTGCGTATCGCCCAACAGCTGGCTATGGCGGTTCAAATGGTGCGTACGATATCTGGTGGAACAACCGTTCTGATTTCAACCACCATGAAGAGTTAGCTGTGTTTGGTTCAGTTAGTCGTGATTTCGCTGATATAGGTGGCACTGGTTTCAGTGCTGGTGTTAGTGGAGCATATGGCGGTGGTTCTTCAGTAGATGGCTATGATGACCTTACTGAGTACTCTTACAGTGCATTTGCAAACTATGCAATTCAAGCTGGCGCTCTTAAAGATGCAACTGTTGCCTTCCATTACACTCAGTACTTTAACGATACTGACGCTCCAAGCTGGAATGGTTATGCTAACTTGTTCCAAGATGAAACAGACTTTAAGTTGATTTTAGCAATCCCATTTAATGTAAAATAA